A section of the Bifidobacterium sp. ESL0728 genome encodes:
- a CDS encoding ABC transporter ATP-binding protein — translation MQMKTKTTRTVKPTDGQPALVFRDAGIKRGERIIWQHGNFSIPSGSITAIVGTNGAGKTTMMKAELGLLPLFNGSLTVLGGPAGTTNHLIGYVPQNYASDIESNLTAEQSVLLGLTGTRFGIHPTTREQRARAREAMAFTGVDDKRHYRLSELSGGLRQRVAIAQALVSGPKLLMLDEPLANLDLAAQRETVHVLAKLNHEMGMTIQVVAHDLNMLLPILDGAVYLLDGHPHYAKMNEVLDADLLTHLYGTKVQVVTTPQGDMFVTPGPDEPDDVTPDIHKPDEVAGFHHHHLKNPPSSGRSHRHDSAISGEKPRYFEQMVSHKSQPDTKRTDGNEANQRQEAGL, via the coding sequence ATGCAAATGAAAACGAAAACGACGCGGACGGTCAAGCCCACCGACGGCCAGCCGGCCTTGGTCTTCCGCGATGCCGGCATCAAACGCGGAGAGAGAATCATTTGGCAACACGGCAATTTCTCCATCCCGTCAGGTTCCATCACCGCCATCGTCGGCACGAACGGGGCCGGCAAAACCACGATGATGAAAGCCGAGCTGGGTCTTTTACCACTGTTTAACGGAAGTTTGACCGTACTTGGAGGCCCGGCAGGAACCACCAATCATCTGATCGGTTATGTACCACAAAACTACGCAAGCGATATTGAATCGAACCTCACGGCAGAACAATCCGTCTTGCTGGGGCTTACCGGAACGCGATTCGGCATCCACCCCACCACGCGGGAGCAACGGGCTCGGGCACGCGAGGCCATGGCCTTCACCGGAGTGGACGACAAGCGGCATTACCGACTTTCCGAGCTCTCCGGAGGCCTGCGCCAACGCGTCGCCATCGCCCAGGCTCTGGTGAGCGGGCCGAAACTGCTCATGCTCGACGAGCCTCTGGCCAACCTCGACCTCGCCGCCCAGCGCGAAACAGTGCACGTGTTGGCCAAACTCAACCACGAAATGGGCATGACCATCCAAGTGGTCGCCCACGATCTCAACATGTTGTTGCCCATCCTCGACGGCGCTGTCTATCTGCTCGACGGGCACCCGCATTATGCGAAGATGAACGAGGTGCTGGACGCCGATCTCCTGACCCACCTTTATGGCACGAAGGTACAGGTGGTCACCACCCCGCAGGGCGACATGTTCGTCACCCCGGGCCCGGACGAACCCGATGACGTCACGCCTGACATCCACAAGCCGGACGAAGTGGCCGGCTTCCACCATCATCATTTAAAAAATCCGCCTAGTTCCGGCAGGAGCCATCGCCACGATTCCGCGATTAGCGGTGAGAAGCCGAGATATTTCGAACAGATGGTTTCCCATAAATCACAACCGGACACCAAACGAACGGACGGAAATGAAGCAAACCAGCGGCAGGAGGCAGGGCTATGA
- a CDS encoding zinc ABC transporter substrate-binding protein: MKRFGWQAKATALLGSLCMVFGLAACGGGNDSQPPSKTNNSSKQASGPINVVASINQWGSLAKEIGGPDVKVTSIVNTVSVDAHDFEPQTNDMAKLQKAEIVLVNGAGYDNWASKSIAKGTTSVSAATAVGASTGDNPHLWFSKDARKATATELEDAFAKARPAKAKQFQARLKTWKTNEAKLEDSMKAFSQKHKDATYGATEPVAYYLMDDLGFTDKTPKGYTQAVSSEGEPAPSDLQKFQHLISGRDINLLINNTQEASNTTNLLTGTAGRTEVPVVDVSEQMPQDQTTLTGWITTLMNSIDKAMTDFKASEADHQKVGTGNEGNSTEQPSQAGQSGQSDNGTNANQQTPAAPGNGSVPSNAGQTDPGK; the protein is encoded by the coding sequence ATGAAACGATTCGGATGGCAGGCCAAGGCCACAGCCCTTCTGGGCTCTCTATGCATGGTTTTCGGCCTTGCGGCTTGCGGCGGCGGCAACGACTCCCAACCGCCGAGCAAGACTAACAACAGCTCCAAGCAAGCAAGCGGACCCATCAACGTGGTCGCCTCGATCAACCAGTGGGGCTCTCTGGCCAAGGAAATCGGCGGCCCGGACGTCAAGGTGACCTCAATCGTCAATACCGTCTCCGTCGACGCGCATGATTTCGAGCCGCAGACCAACGACATGGCCAAACTGCAAAAAGCGGAAATTGTTCTGGTCAACGGCGCCGGATACGACAACTGGGCCAGCAAGTCCATCGCCAAAGGGACCACCAGCGTTTCAGCGGCCACGGCAGTCGGGGCGAGCACGGGCGACAACCCGCATCTCTGGTTCTCCAAGGACGCCCGAAAAGCCACAGCCACGGAGCTCGAGGACGCCTTCGCCAAGGCGAGGCCGGCCAAGGCCAAGCAGTTCCAGGCCCGTCTGAAAACATGGAAGACGAACGAAGCCAAACTCGAAGATTCCATGAAGGCCTTCTCGCAGAAACACAAGGACGCCACGTATGGTGCTACAGAACCGGTCGCCTATTATCTGATGGATGACCTCGGCTTCACCGACAAAACGCCGAAGGGGTATACGCAGGCCGTCAGTTCCGAGGGCGAGCCCGCGCCGAGCGACCTGCAGAAATTCCAGCACCTGATTTCCGGGCGCGACATCAACCTGCTGATCAACAACACGCAGGAAGCCAGCAACACCACCAATCTGCTCACCGGAACGGCCGGACGCACCGAAGTGCCAGTCGTCGACGTCAGCGAGCAGATGCCACAGGACCAGACCACGCTCACCGGCTGGATCACCACGTTGATGAACAGCATCGACAAAGCCATGACAGATTTCAAGGCCAGCGAAGCCGACCACCAGAAAGTAGGGACCGGTAACGAGGGCAACAGCACGGAACAGCCTTCACAGGCCGGGCAGTCCGGACAGTCCGACAACGGAACGAATGCCAATCAGCAGACACCTGCGGCGCCGGGCAACGGCTCGGTGCCCTCGAATGCAGGACAGACCGATCCCGGCAAGTAA
- a CDS encoding bifunctional methylenetetrahydrofolate dehydrogenase/methenyltetrahydrofolate cyclohydrolase: MAHEEQTPLKLDGKAAAAAIKQDLSERVEKLKAQGVQPGLGTILVGDDVGSRKYVAGKHKDCAEVGIASIAVELPETASEQEVIDAVERLNADPKCTGYIVQLPLPKGIDSNKVISHVDPAKDADGMHPANLGELVTHIDGRNPAPQPCTPRGIIVLLKHYGIDLNGKDVCVVGRGITVGRTIGLMLTAKDVNATVTLCHTGTKDIQKHLRASDIIVAAVGRAGFVRPEDVRPGAVLVDVGVSRVYDEEAGRYRVRGDIDKACHALSSAYTPNPGGVGPMTRAMLLANVVEMAERKLG; the protein is encoded by the coding sequence ATGGCGCACGAGGAACAGACTCCTCTTAAATTGGACGGAAAGGCTGCTGCGGCGGCCATCAAGCAGGATTTGAGCGAGCGCGTCGAAAAGCTCAAGGCACAAGGCGTTCAGCCGGGTTTGGGCACCATCCTCGTCGGTGACGACGTCGGGTCGCGCAAATACGTGGCGGGTAAGCACAAGGATTGTGCCGAGGTCGGCATCGCCTCGATTGCCGTCGAGCTGCCTGAAACCGCCAGCGAGCAGGAGGTCATCGATGCCGTGGAAAGGCTCAATGCCGATCCGAAATGCACCGGCTACATCGTCCAACTGCCGCTGCCCAAAGGCATCGATTCCAACAAGGTCATCTCCCATGTCGATCCGGCCAAGGACGCCGACGGCATGCATCCGGCCAATCTTGGCGAGCTCGTCACCCATATCGACGGCAGAAACCCCGCGCCGCAACCCTGCACGCCGCGCGGCATCATTGTGCTCTTGAAGCATTACGGTATTGATCTCAACGGCAAGGATGTTTGCGTTGTCGGCCGCGGCATCACCGTCGGACGCACCATCGGGCTGATGCTCACGGCGAAAGACGTGAACGCCACCGTGACGCTATGCCATACCGGAACCAAAGATATCCAGAAGCATTTACGTGCGTCCGATATCATCGTCGCTGCCGTCGGCAGGGCCGGATTCGTGCGTCCCGAGGATGTCAGGCCGGGAGCCGTCTTGGTGGACGTCGGCGTCTCCCGCGTCTACGATGAGGAAGCTGGGCGTTACCGCGTGCGCGGTGACATCGACAAGGCCTGCCATGCCCTGTCTTCCGCCTATACGCCGAACCCGGGGGGAGTGGGGCCGATGACCCGAGCCATGCTCTTGGCGAACGTCGTGGAGATGGCCGAACGCAAGCTCGGCTGA
- the rpsA gene encoding 30S ribosomal protein S1 — translation MAENNNEVTKVAINDIGTEEDFIKAVDSTIKNFDDGDLVTGTVVKVDHDEVLLDIGYKTEGVIPSRELSIKKDVNPDEVVQVGDTVEALVVTKEDKEGRLILSKKRAQYERAWGDIEKIKNDDGVVEGTVIEAVKGGLIVDIGLRGFLPASLVEMRRVRDLSPYIGQKIKAKILELDKNRNNVVLSRRQYLEETQSEVRETFLAQLKKGQIREGTVSSIVNFGAFVDLGGVDGLIHVSELSWKHIDHPSEVVKVGDKVTVEVLDVDMDRERISLSLKATQEDPWQRFARTHVPGQIVKGKVTKIVQFGVFVSVEDGIEGLVHISELANRHVDNPETVVKQGEEIFVKVIDVDLDRRRISLSLKQANDSVDPASEDFDPALYGMPADYDEEGNYKYPEGFDPQTNEWIAGYEKQREEWENQYAAAHDLWEQHKAFVAKEIEGAEESAAEDGQGANAHAEKAAEESTKYSSENESEGTLAGSDKLAALREELLKEKK, via the coding sequence ATGGCAGAGAACAATAACGAAGTCACCAAGGTCGCGATCAACGATATCGGCACCGAAGAAGACTTCATCAAGGCAGTCGATTCCACCATCAAGAATTTCGATGATGGTGATCTGGTCACGGGCACGGTCGTCAAGGTCGATCACGACGAAGTGCTGCTCGACATCGGCTACAAGACCGAGGGTGTCATTCCCTCCCGCGAACTTTCCATCAAGAAAGATGTCAATCCCGACGAAGTCGTCCAGGTCGGCGACACCGTCGAAGCCCTTGTCGTCACCAAGGAAGACAAGGAAGGACGTCTTATCCTGTCCAAGAAGCGTGCCCAGTATGAGCGCGCCTGGGGCGATATCGAGAAGATCAAAAACGACGACGGCGTTGTCGAAGGCACCGTTATCGAAGCTGTCAAGGGCGGCCTGATCGTCGACATCGGCCTGCGTGGCTTCCTGCCTGCTTCGCTCGTCGAAATGCGTCGCGTCCGCGACCTTTCGCCTTACATCGGCCAGAAGATCAAGGCCAAGATCCTTGAGCTCGACAAGAACCGCAACAACGTGGTGCTCTCCCGTCGTCAGTATCTTGAGGAGACCCAGTCCGAGGTCCGCGAGACCTTCCTGGCGCAGCTCAAGAAGGGCCAGATTCGTGAAGGCACCGTTTCCTCCATCGTCAACTTCGGCGCGTTCGTCGATCTCGGCGGGGTGGACGGTCTCATCCACGTTTCCGAGCTTTCCTGGAAGCACATCGACCATCCGTCCGAGGTCGTCAAGGTCGGCGACAAGGTCACCGTCGAGGTGCTCGACGTCGATATGGATCGCGAGCGCATCTCGCTGTCTCTCAAGGCGACGCAGGAAGATCCGTGGCAGCGCTTCGCACGCACCCACGTTCCCGGCCAGATCGTCAAGGGCAAGGTCACCAAGATCGTGCAGTTCGGCGTGTTCGTTTCCGTCGAAGACGGCATCGAGGGCCTGGTCCACATTTCCGAGCTCGCCAACCGTCACGTCGACAACCCGGAAACCGTCGTCAAGCAGGGCGAGGAGATCTTCGTCAAGGTCATCGACGTCGATCTCGATCGTCGCCGTATCTCCCTGTCCTTGAAGCAGGCCAACGACTCCGTCGATCCCGCCAGCGAGGACTTCGATCCGGCACTCTACGGCATGCCTGCCGATTACGACGAGGAAGGCAACTACAAGTACCCCGAAGGCTTCGACCCGCAGACCAACGAATGGATCGCCGGCTACGAGAAGCAGCGCGAGGAGTGGGAGAACCAGTATGCGGCCGCCCACGATTTGTGGGAGCAGCATAAGGCCTTCGTCGCCAAGGAAATCGAAGGCGCGGAGGAATCCGCCGCCGAGGATGGCCAGGGTGCGAATGCTCATGCCGAAAAGGCTGCCGAAGAGTCCACCAAGTACTCCTCGGAGAACGAATCCGAAGGTACGCTTGCCGGTTCCGACAAGCTCGCCGCTCTTCGTGAGGAACTCCTCAAGGAGAAGAAGTGA
- the coaE gene encoding dephospho-CoA kinase (Dephospho-CoA kinase (CoaE) performs the final step in coenzyme A biosynthesis.): MRIGLTGGIAAGKSTVASHLKERGAYLIDYDQLAREVVKQGSEGIRQIVEEFGSEAMSPDGSLNRKWMAAHVFSSQAAPDAKTRLDDIEHPLIYRRAQELERQFVEECKAKVSKRNGDDVGGADNFDNTDFSDNNRLLPTGKPSSNPVIVHDVPLLAEVIDTIPFTFDHILTVEAPEETRIQRMMDTRGMSREQAEGRIRHQSSREQREAIADVVIDSTQSIEQMFDRLDMLFAQWQ; encoded by the coding sequence ATGAGAATCGGGTTGACCGGAGGCATCGCGGCGGGCAAAAGCACCGTCGCCTCTCACTTGAAGGAACGCGGAGCCTATCTCATCGATTACGATCAGCTGGCTCGCGAGGTGGTGAAGCAGGGCAGTGAGGGGATCCGCCAAATCGTCGAGGAATTCGGCTCTGAGGCAATGTCGCCTGACGGCTCTTTGAATCGCAAATGGATGGCTGCACATGTTTTCTCGTCCCAGGCTGCGCCCGATGCCAAAACGCGCCTTGATGATATCGAACATCCGCTGATTTACCGCCGTGCGCAGGAGCTGGAACGGCAATTCGTTGAGGAATGCAAGGCCAAAGTCAGTAAACGCAATGGCGATGATGTTGGTGGGGCCGATAATTTCGATAACACGGATTTTTCGGATAATAACCGTTTATTGCCTACCGGAAAACCCTCTTCGAATCCTGTGATTGTCCACGACGTGCCTTTGCTGGCCGAAGTCATCGACACCATTCCGTTCACATTCGACCATATTCTTACCGTTGAGGCGCCTGAGGAAACTCGTATCCAGCGGATGATGGATACGCGGGGAATGAGCCGCGAACAGGCCGAGGGCAGGATACGCCACCAGTCGAGTCGCGAGCAGCGTGAGGCCATCGCTGACGTGGTCATCGACTCCACGCAATCAATCGAACAAATGTTCGACCGTCTTGATATGCTGTTCGCACAATGGCAGTGA
- the uvrB gene encoding excinuclease ABC subunit UvrB — protein MGFNIERTHHPFVVKAPYKPSGDQPEAIDEIARRIENGENDVVLMGATGTGKTATTAWLIEKLQRPTLILEPNKTLAAQLCAEFRELMPDNAVSYFVSYYDYYQPEAYIPQTDTYIEKDSNVNDDVERLRHAATANLLTRDDCVVVATVSCIYGLGTPEEYAGRMLFLHEGEEINRDALLRKFVAMQYKRNDIAFTRGTFRVRGDTVEIIPVYEELAIRIEFFGDEIDRISTLHPLTGDVIAHEPQVHIFPASHYIAGPERTEHALKTIKEELVDRTVELRKQGKELEAQRLEMRTNYDLEMIQQVGFCSGIENYSRHFDEREPGSPPHTLLDFFPDDFLLVIDESHVTVPQIGGMYEGDASRKRTLVENGFRLPSAMDNRPLKWPEFLERVGQTVYLSATPGDYELGLSDGVVEQVIRPTGLLDPKVIVRPVKGQIDDLLGEIKDRVAKHERVLVTTLTKKMAEDLTDYLLERDIKVEYLHSDVDTLRRVELLRELREGKIDVIVGINLLREGLDLPEVSLVAILDADKEGFLRSHRSLIQTIGRAARNVSGTVIMYADEVTDAMETAISETNRRREKQIAYNKEHGIDPKPLVKKISDVTDMLAREDVDTETLLAGGYRDEKRAGSDKRIALTSLDDADLKKNHDAIVNAGLPAQDLADLIRQMSDQMHTAAEQLQFELAARLRDEIRDLKKELRQITEAQK, from the coding sequence ATGGGGTTCAATATCGAGCGTACGCATCATCCGTTTGTGGTGAAGGCGCCATATAAGCCGTCCGGCGACCAGCCGGAGGCCATTGACGAGATCGCACGACGCATCGAGAACGGCGAGAACGACGTGGTGCTGATGGGTGCCACCGGCACCGGCAAAACCGCGACCACTGCTTGGCTGATCGAGAAACTGCAACGCCCGACGCTCATTCTGGAGCCCAACAAGACCTTGGCGGCGCAGCTATGTGCCGAGTTCCGCGAGCTGATGCCCGACAATGCCGTGAGCTATTTCGTTTCGTATTACGATTACTACCAGCCGGAAGCCTACATTCCGCAGACCGATACCTATATCGAAAAGGATTCCAATGTCAACGATGATGTGGAACGTCTGCGCCACGCTGCCACCGCGAACCTCCTGACCCGAGACGACTGCGTGGTGGTGGCCACCGTCTCCTGCATCTACGGTTTGGGTACGCCTGAGGAATACGCCGGTCGTATGCTCTTCCTGCATGAGGGGGAGGAGATCAACCGCGATGCGCTTCTACGCAAGTTCGTCGCGATGCAATACAAGCGTAACGACATCGCTTTCACCAGGGGCACTTTCCGCGTGCGCGGCGACACCGTCGAGATCATTCCTGTATACGAGGAACTGGCCATCCGCATCGAGTTCTTCGGCGACGAAATCGACCGTATTTCCACATTGCACCCGCTGACCGGTGACGTCATCGCCCACGAGCCACAGGTTCATATCTTCCCGGCCTCGCACTATATCGCCGGCCCAGAACGCACCGAACACGCGCTGAAAACCATCAAAGAGGAACTGGTCGACCGTACCGTCGAGCTGCGCAAACAGGGCAAGGAGCTGGAGGCTCAGCGTCTCGAAATGCGTACCAACTACGACTTGGAAATGATTCAGCAGGTCGGTTTCTGCTCAGGCATCGAGAACTATTCCCGTCACTTCGACGAACGTGAGCCGGGCAGCCCGCCGCATACCCTACTCGATTTCTTCCCCGACGATTTCCTGTTGGTCATCGACGAGTCACATGTCACCGTCCCGCAGATCGGCGGCATGTACGAAGGCGATGCCAGCCGGAAGCGTACGTTGGTGGAGAATGGGTTCCGTCTGCCCTCCGCGATGGACAACCGGCCGCTCAAATGGCCGGAGTTCCTTGAGCGAGTCGGTCAGACCGTCTACCTTTCCGCAACCCCAGGCGACTATGAGCTTGGGCTTTCCGATGGCGTGGTCGAGCAGGTCATCAGGCCTACCGGCCTCTTGGACCCGAAGGTCATCGTCCGTCCGGTCAAGGGGCAGATCGACGACCTGCTCGGAGAGATCAAGGACCGCGTGGCCAAGCATGAACGTGTGCTCGTGACGACACTGACCAAGAAAATGGCCGAGGATCTCACCGATTATCTGCTGGAACGCGATATCAAGGTCGAGTACCTTCACTCGGATGTGGATACTTTGCGTCGTGTCGAGCTGCTGCGTGAGCTGCGCGAAGGCAAGATCGACGTCATCGTCGGCATCAACCTCTTGCGCGAGGGCCTTGATTTGCCCGAAGTCTCGTTGGTGGCGATTCTGGATGCCGACAAGGAAGGCTTCCTGCGCTCGCATCGTTCGCTTATCCAGACCATCGGCCGCGCCGCGCGTAATGTATCGGGCACCGTCATCATGTACGCCGATGAGGTCACCGACGCGATGGAGACCGCCATCAGCGAGACCAACCGACGCCGTGAGAAGCAGATTGCCTACAACAAGGAACACGGCATCGACCCCAAGCCTTTGGTCAAGAAGATCAGCGACGTCACCGACATGCTCGCTCGTGAGGATGTGGACACTGAAACGCTTCTGGCCGGCGGCTACCGCGACGAGAAGCGCGCCGGTAGCGACAAGCGCATCGCCCTGACCAGTTTGGATGATGCGGATCTTAAGAAGAACCATGACGCCATCGTCAATGCCGGTCTACCCGCGCAGGACCTGGCCGACCTCATTCGTCAGATGAGCGACCAGATGCATACTGCCGCCGAACAGCTCCAGTTCGAGCTCGCCGCCCGTCTGCGTGACGAGATCCGTGACCTCAAAAAGGAGCTCCGCCAGATTACCGAGGCGCAGAAGTAA
- a CDS encoding TerC family protein, protein MAETPLAFMIATYVVLAIFFVVDLFVIGRRPHVPSTKECVQHIAFFVVAALIFGGLVWWVSGSQPALEFYSGWLTEYSLSIDNLFVFVIIMTNFAVPRKLQKYVLSVGITIALILRGLFILVGAAVIQRFTWVFFIFGAFLIYTAVKLVAGDDDDEEYHENAIIRALRKVVKITEHYDGEKIRTTIDGKKFFTPMLIVFLTIGTTDVMFAFDSIPAIFGLTKDPFIVFTSNIFALLGLQQLYFLLGALLDKLEYLPYGLAVVLGFIGVKLVMEALHGNSLPFINGGHPITQVPEIPTWVSLVVIIVAIGTAALASVIKMKKNAAKSK, encoded by the coding sequence ATGGCCGAAACACCCCTAGCGTTCATGATTGCCACATACGTGGTGCTTGCAATCTTCTTCGTCGTCGACTTGTTTGTGATCGGGCGCAGGCCTCATGTACCCAGCACCAAGGAGTGTGTGCAGCATATCGCGTTTTTCGTGGTCGCGGCGCTTATTTTCGGCGGTCTGGTCTGGTGGGTGTCCGGCTCGCAGCCGGCGCTCGAGTTCTATTCCGGCTGGCTCACCGAATATTCGCTGAGCATCGACAACCTGTTCGTTTTCGTCATCATCATGACGAATTTCGCCGTGCCCAGGAAACTGCAGAAGTACGTACTGAGCGTCGGCATCACCATCGCCCTCATTTTGCGCGGCCTCTTTATCTTGGTTGGTGCCGCAGTCATCCAACGCTTCACGTGGGTCTTCTTTATCTTTGGCGCATTCCTGATCTATACCGCTGTGAAACTGGTGGCGGGAGACGATGACGACGAGGAATACCACGAAAATGCGATCATCCGTGCACTGCGCAAAGTGGTGAAAATCACGGAACACTATGACGGCGAAAAGATTCGTACGACCATCGACGGCAAGAAGTTCTTCACCCCGATGCTGATTGTTTTCCTGACCATCGGAACCACCGACGTGATGTTCGCCTTTGATTCGATTCCCGCCATTTTCGGCCTTACCAAAGACCCGTTCATCGTCTTCACCTCCAACATCTTCGCCCTTCTTGGCCTTCAGCAGCTTTACTTCCTGCTCGGTGCGTTGCTCGACAAGCTGGAGTACCTGCCATACGGATTGGCAGTAGTGCTCGGGTTCATCGGCGTCAAGCTGGTGATGGAAGCGCTTCATGGCAATTCCCTGCCGTTCATCAACGGTGGTCATCCGATTACGCAAGTGCCGGAAATTCCGACCTGGGTATCGCTCGTCGTCATCATCGTAGCCATCGGAACGGCGGCTTTGGCCAGTGTCATCAAGATGAAAAAGAATGCTGCCAAGTCGAAGTAG
- the pyk gene encoding pyruvate kinase, which yields MRKAKIVDTIGPASESLENLTELVKNGMDVARLNRSHGTTEDHLKVYNNIREASKTTGRNVAALVDLQGPKIRCGWFKKNAEGEDKVQLKAGQEFVITTDDIEGDEHITSTTFKGLPGDCHPGDPILIDDGKVRLEVTKVEGNNVHTKVVVAGPVSSHKGINLPGVAVSLPALTEKDEADLRWAIQTGADIIAMSFVRFATDIDRAHEIMDEEGRRIPIVAKIEKPQAVENLEDIVKAFDGIMVARGDMAVEMPFEEVPLVTKRCIELAREYAKPVIVATEVLGSMVNSPIPSRAEASDCANAVLDGADATMTSNETAVGKYPAQTVNTMARISGYATEHGFDRIPSIANLDMSSTGAVSSAAVDLADKINAKAIVAYTQTGSTVHRVSRERPAAPIYGITNNEHTYHWLALSWGTEAFCVKDDYHDMNRHQLMIFTDKLLRDAGKVVNGDKIVVLSSAQGSHQSGRTDSLYVHTVGACDAD from the coding sequence ATGAGGAAAGCAAAAATCGTAGACACCATCGGACCGGCGAGCGAATCGTTGGAGAACCTGACCGAGCTGGTCAAGAACGGTATGGATGTCGCACGTCTCAATCGTTCGCACGGCACCACCGAAGACCATTTGAAGGTCTACAACAACATCCGTGAGGCTTCCAAGACCACGGGCCGCAACGTCGCAGCTCTGGTTGATCTGCAGGGCCCGAAGATTCGTTGCGGTTGGTTCAAGAAGAACGCCGAAGGCGAAGACAAGGTCCAGCTCAAGGCCGGCCAGGAATTCGTCATCACCACCGACGACATCGAGGGCGACGAGCACATCACTTCCACCACGTTCAAGGGGCTGCCCGGCGATTGCCATCCCGGCGATCCGATCCTGATCGACGACGGCAAGGTCCGTCTTGAGGTCACCAAGGTCGAAGGCAACAACGTGCACACCAAGGTCGTCGTGGCCGGACCGGTTTCCAGCCACAAGGGCATCAACCTGCCGGGCGTCGCCGTCAGCCTCCCCGCACTGACCGAGAAGGATGAGGCCGACCTGCGTTGGGCCATCCAGACCGGCGCCGACATCATCGCCATGTCCTTCGTACGTTTCGCCACCGACATCGACCGCGCCCACGAGATCATGGACGAGGAAGGCCGTCGCATCCCGATCGTCGCCAAGATCGAGAAGCCGCAGGCTGTCGAGAACCTCGAAGACATCGTCAAGGCCTTCGACGGCATCATGGTCGCCCGTGGCGATATGGCCGTCGAAATGCCGTTCGAAGAGGTTCCGCTGGTCACCAAGCGCTGCATCGAGCTCGCCCGTGAATACGCAAAGCCCGTCATCGTGGCGACCGAGGTTTTGGGATCCATGGTCAATTCCCCGATTCCGTCGCGTGCAGAGGCTTCCGATTGCGCCAACGCCGTTCTCGACGGTGCCGATGCGACCATGACCTCCAACGAGACCGCCGTCGGCAAGTACCCGGCACAGACCGTCAACACGATGGCCCGTATCTCCGGCTACGCCACCGAGCACGGCTTCGACCGCATTCCTTCCATCGCCAACCTCGACATGTCGAGCACCGGCGCCGTTTCCTCCGCCGCCGTCGATCTGGCCGACAAGATCAATGCCAAGGCCATCGTCGCTTACACGCAGACCGGTTCCACCGTGCACCGCGTTTCCCGCGAACGTCCGGCCGCCCCGATCTACGGCATCACCAACAACGAGCACACCTATCACTGGCTGGCTCTGAGCTGGGGCACCGAAGCGTTCTGCGTCAAGGACGATTACCATGATATGAACCGTCATCAGCTGATGATCTTCACCGACAAGCTGCTTCGCGACGCCGGCAAGGTCGTCAACGGCGACAAGATCGTTGTGCTGAGCTCCGCCCAGGGCTCGCACCAGTCCGGCCGCACCGATTCGCTTTACGTCCACACCGTGGGCGCGTGCGACGCTGACTGA
- a CDS encoding response regulator, with protein sequence MDNDMDQILTDEELKAAATDDIESVGDEAKNEKAEKEGKPRQRTVVVAEDESVNRMDLVAMLEDNGYKVVGEAANGEEAVELTRKFRPDVVCMDVKMPRMDGIAAAGTICDENIAPVVMLTAYSQPDLVKQATGAGAMAYVTKPYEESKLLPALEVAMGRFAEINDLLDTVEANEGKLKETESQLKEAEEKLKKAEDTLEERKLVDRAKGLLMDKADFSEQGAFRWIQKTSMDQRIPKKRLAMAIIAKYGDPKPEPQQH encoded by the coding sequence ATGGATAATGATATGGATCAGATACTGACCGATGAGGAATTAAAGGCCGCCGCCACCGATGACATCGAATCCGTCGGCGACGAAGCCAAGAATGAAAAAGCCGAAAAGGAAGGCAAACCGCGTCAGCGTACCGTCGTAGTTGCCGAAGACGAATCTGTGAACCGCATGGATTTGGTCGCCATGCTTGAAGACAATGGTTATAAGGTCGTCGGTGAGGCTGCCAATGGTGAGGAAGCCGTCGAGCTTACCCGCAAGTTCCGCCCTGATGTCGTTTGCATGGACGTCAAGATGCCCCGTATGGACGGCATTGCCGCAGCAGGAACCATTTGCGACGAGAACATCGCTCCTGTCGTCATGCTGACCGCATATTCCCAGCCCGATCTGGTCAAGCAGGCCACCGGTGCCGGTGCCATGGCCTACGTCACCAAGCCGTATGAGGAATCCAAGCTGTTGCCGGCGCTGGAAGTGGCCATGGGCCGCTTCGCTGAAATCAACGATCTGCTCGATACCGTCGAAGCGAACGAAGGCAAGCTCAAGGAGACCGAGTCCCAGCTCAAGGAAGCCGAAGAAAAGCTCAAGAAGGCTGAGGACACGCTGGAGGAGCGTAAGCTCGTTGACCGCGCCAAGGGTCTGTTGATGGACAAGGCGGACTTCTCCGAGCAGGGAGCCTTCCGCTGGATTCAGAAGACCTCCATGGATCAGCGCATCCCCAAGAAGCGTCTGGCCATGGCCATCATCGCCAAGTATGGCGATCCGAAGCCGGAACCTCAGCAGCACTGA